One Zeugodacus cucurbitae isolate PBARC_wt_2022May chromosome 3, idZeuCucr1.2, whole genome shotgun sequence genomic region harbors:
- the LOC114803490 gene encoding splicing factor 3B subunit 2 — translation MGDQPPQMPMPPGAGPMQGGPPPPLLGMRPPPGLLPGPPAPPIFPPGLNMPHQQLPPPQQMPPPPQQIPPPTQQQLQPPPQQLPPPPLQMNPQQLSMQPMNPQQMPPPPHQQIAPPQPWTQGPPPTQRMEVPNSEQIGRPMPLMSMQVEKPMGGNGNNTSSSSTAADSVGEVGESGENADDDEKNKKPTEVVLPKALEDVLALKDQRAAEFHVNAEDFTSDEANSGGVGNAGSGVIGNDYGDAGDDSDEEGETQLNGGLTGKGGKQSRADKNKKKKRRKKQNRKLRQQRDHERTNDAENDQTTEVESKADDAEADDDAKVATNENNSEDEIEDKDKNRESKSKKDKKSKDRDKDKERQKQKESAVDKKDKSEVVGEDDVTIEYVPERITIADLAPMYRQFYRVFEIFKLENKPKVAEKDKTITENEGAAVPKKPVDKMQDDDDDDDNEETKEDKEKLSKRKLKKLTRLSVAELKQLVSRPDVVEMHDVTARDPKLLVQLKAYRNTVQVPRHWCFKRKYLQGKRGIEKPPFDLPAFIKKTGIMEMRESLQEKDDAKSLKSKMRERVRPKMGKIDIDYQKLHDAFFKWQTKPRMTIHGDLYYEGKEYETRLKEKKPGDLSEELRIALGMPVGPNSHKIPPPWLIAQQRYGPPPSYPSLKIPGLNAPIPEGTSFGYHAGGWGKPPVDENGKPLYGDVFGTNIMDLDSGIDEGDIERNQWGELESESEESSEEEEEDGEDLANQPDDSGLVTPAEGLVTPSGLTSVPAGMETPETIELRKKKIEAEMEDNDTPVLYQVLPEKRTDRVGASMMGSTHVYDISGVNKPAARAAVTVDREGTVELALDPSELDLDNEAMAQRYEQQMREQQSHLQKEDLSDMLAEHVARQKSKRKRQQADTTSKTTKKYKEFKF, via the exons atgggTGATCAG CCTCCACAAATGCCTATGCCGCCCGGTGCCGGTCCCATGCAAGGCGGTCCACCACCACCATTGCTTGGCATGCGGCCACCACCAGGTTTGTTGCCTGGACCACCGGCACCGCCAATATTTCCGCCCGGCCTTAATATGCCGCATCAACAACTGCCGCCGCCGCAGCAaatgccaccaccaccacaacaaATACCGCCACCAactcaacaacaattgcaaccgCCGCCACAGCAGTTGCCACCGCCGCCATTACAAATGAATCCGCAACAGTTGTCAATGCAACCTATGAACCCGCAACAGATGCCGCCACCACCGCATCAACAAATCGCGCCACCACAACCATGGACACAGGGACCACCACCAACACAACGTATGGAGGTACCTAACAGTGAGCAAATCGGGAGACCCATGCCACTTATGTCTATGCAAGTTGAGAAACCTATGGGTGGTAATGGTAATAATACGTCGAGTAGTTCTACAGCAGCGGATAGTGTGGGTGAAGTTGGCGAAAGCGGCGAAAATGCCGATGATGACGAGAAAAATAAGAAGCCAACCGAAGTGGTGCTGCCGAAAGCTTTGGAGGATGTTTTAGCGTTAAAAGATCAAAGGGCAGCAGAATTTCATGTGAATGCGGAAGATTTTACTTCGGATGAAGCAAATAGTGGTGGTGTTGGCAACGCTGGCAGTGGAGTTATTGGTAATGACTACGGCGATGCCGGTGATGACTCCGATGAAGAAGGTGAAACGCAACTGAACGGTGGGCTAaccggtaaaggtggtaaacaAAGTCGTGCtgataaaaataagaagaagaaacgcAGAAAGAAGCAAAATCGCAAACTTAGGCAGCAACGTGACCACGAGCGCACAAATGACGCTGAAAATGATCAAACAACTGAAGTTGAAAGTAAAGCCGATGATGCAGAAGCTGATGACGATGCAAAGGTGGCAACGAATGAAAATAACTCGGAGGATGAAATAGAGGACAAAGATAAAAATAGAGAGAGCAAGAGCAAGAAGGACAAAAAGAGTAAGGATAGGGATAAGGATAAAGAGCGACAGAAACAAAAGGAAAGCGCAGTTGATAAGAAGGATAAATCGGAGGTTGTCGGTGAGGATGATGTGACCATTGAATACGTGCCCGAACGCATAACAATCGCCGATTTAGCGCCAATGTATAGGCAATTTTATCGCGTTTTCGAGATATTTAAATTGGAGAATAAACCCAAGGTCGCCGAAAAGGACAAAACAATTACGGAAAATGAAGGCGCCGCTGTGCCCAAGAAGCCAGTCGATAAGATGCAagatgatgatgacgacgatGACAATGAG GAAACCAAAGAGGACAAGGAGAAATTATCTAAACGCAAACTGAAGAAACTCACACGCTTAAGCGTTGCTGAGCTAAAACAGTTGGTCTCACGTCCCGATGTTGTTGAAATGCACGATGTCACTGCGCGTGATCCCAAATTACTTGTACAGCTGAAGGCTTATCGCAACACTGTGCAGGTGCCACGTCACTGGTGTTTCAAGCGAAAATATCTGCAAGGCAAGCGTGGTATTGAGAAGCCACCATTCGATTTGCCGGCCTTCATCAAAAAGACTGGCATTATGGAAATGCGTGAATCGCTGCAGGAGAAGGACGATGCCAAGTCATTGAAGTCGAAAATGCGCGAACGTGTGCGCCccaaaatgggtaaaatcgatATAGACTATCAGAAATTGCATGATGCCTTCTTCAAGTGGCAGACCAAACCACGCATGACCATACACGGTGATCTATACTATGAGGGCAAAGAGTATGAGACACGTTTGAAGGAGAAGAAACCGGGCGACTTATCCGAAGAGTTGCGCATAGCACTCGGTATGCCAGTGGGTCCAAATTCACATAAAATTCCACCACCATGGCTTATTGCACAACAACGTTATGGACCGCCACCATCATATCCTAGTTTGAAAATACCCGGCTTGAATGCGCCCATACCTGAGGGTACATCGTTCGGCTATCATGCCGGTGGTTGGGGTAAACCGCCTGTGGATGAGAATGGCAAACCATTGTACGGCGATGTATTTGGCACAAATATTATGGACTTGGAT AGTGGCATTGACGAGGGCGATATTGAGCGCAATCAATGGGGTGAACTGGAGTCTGAGTCTGAGGAGTCATCCGAGGAAGAGGAGGAGGATGGTGAAGATCTGGCTAACCAGCCAGACGATAGCGGTCTCGTAACGCCAGCTGAAGGTTTGGTAACACCATCGGGTCTAACAAGTGTACCCGCCGGCATGGAGACGCCAGAAACGATTGAATTGCGTAAGAAGAAAATCGAAGCCGAAATGGAAGA CAATGACACACCCGTTTTGTATCAAGTACTCCCCGAAAAGCGTACCGATCGTGTTGGTGCTTCCATGATGGGCTCCACACACGTCTACGATATTAGTGGTGTCAATAAACCGGCAGCACGTGCCGCTGTCACCGTTGATCGTGAGGGTACCGTCGAATTGGCTTTGGATCCATCCGAATTGGACTTGGACAATGAGGCGATGGCACAACGTTATGAACAACAAATGCGCGAACAACAAAGTCATTTGCAAAAGGAGGATCTCTCCGATATGTTGGCCGAGCATGTGGCACGTCAGAAGTCGAAGCGTAAGCGGCAGCAAGCCGACACAACAAGCAAAACCACGAAGAAgtataaagaatttaaattttga
- the LOC105216594 gene encoding eEF1A lysine and N-terminal methyltransferase homolog, producing the protein MNLLPKSHEEFAQPEYWNSFFTKRGEKAFEWYGEYLELCEQIHKYVKNIDQILMLGCGNSQLSMDMYDSGFRNITNIDISSVAIRKMLEVNAHKRASMKFLQMDATQMTFEDEYFSVALDKGTLDALFVDDTPEVHATVERYFNEIKRTMRNGGRYLCITLLQEHILKYILDYFPRNGFMLRVVHCADADRANQEKNADNPEVMAMPVFFVIATKFKALPMPILEFSLGKDKMQRVQTARELTDAVTAVQRAALICNGLARSNIAGHNEVVMDLCQPGESTPRYTVHVLDQPPARGLGKFAAFIVPQGREIEWLFATTQGRKKLQSSAKFQRLAVVTLHRDQEYASLDTVKGELADSIKCLAPIGLTEQIPFLSLGVDVGKRETLVSGFSKISGEFRIEEVEGGDGKVFRRLIFLNNQFVVQSEALVKTIKLKGKKERKKIDFGYLACQHHLYMSAGVQLTTAQKSADNEFNDVVVVGLGGGGLCSFLHAAVPSVRLTAVEIDPIMLEVAEQYFELKQDNRFHVVIDDGLSFLEVCKKEEIKFNAVLFDVDSKDLSLGMSCPPKSFLEPAVLTNIKSIIGDKGLFILNLVCRDEALRDVALQQLRAAFKAVCCFKLDEDINEIIYCSNSEKYKSIAEWKKDLGAAARRLNNAAKEQKLHKDDMLEVTEFLNELKI; encoded by the exons ATGAATTTGTTGCCAAAATCGCACGAGGAATTCGCGCAACCTGAATACTGGAATTCCTTCTTCACAAAACGTGGTGAGAAGGCCTTTGAATG GTATGGCGAATATTTGGAATTATGTGAgcaaatacacaaatatgttAAGAATATAGATCAAATACTAATGCTAGGTTGTGGTAATTCCCAGCTTAGCATGGATATGTACGACTCGGGTTTTAG aaatataACAAACATTGATATCTCTTCGGTGGCGATTCGTAAAATGTTGGAAGTAAATGCGCATAAACGTGCAAGCATGAAATTCCTGCAAATGGATGCCACGCAAATGACTTTCGAGGATGAATATTTCTCCGTTGCATTAGATAAGGGCACACTGGATGCGCTTTTTGTTGATGACACACCAGAGGTGCATGCAACCGTGGAACGCTACTTCAATGAAATCAAACGTACTATGCG caATGGTGGACGTTACTTGTGTATAACGCTATTACAAGAACACATCTTGAAATACATTTTAGATTATTTCCCACGTAATGGCTTTATGTTACGTGTGGTGCATTGTGCCGATGCAGATCGTGCCAATCAAGAGAAGAATGCCGATAATCCTGAAGTGATGGCAATGCCTGTCTTCTTTGTAATTGCCACCAAGTTTAAAGCATTACCAATGCCG ATACTAGAATTTAGTTTGGGCAAGGATAAAATGCAACGTGTACAAACTGCTAGGGAGCTGACAGATGCTGTGACGGCTGTACAGAGAGCAGCGTTGATATGCAATGGGCTAGCGCGCTCAAATATTGCAG GTCACAATGAAGTGGTAATGGATTTGTGTCAACCAGGCGAATCTACGCCACGCTATACAGTTCATGTGCTGGATCAACCACCGGCAAGAGGCCTTGGTAAATTTGCGGCATTTATAGTACCTCAGGGCAG AGAAATCGAATGGCTCTTTGCCACCACACAGGGTCGTAAAAAATTACAGAGTTCTGCGAAATTTCAGCGTCTGGCCGTAGTGACACTGCATCGCGACCAGGAATATGCCTCATTGGACACCGTGAAGGGTGAACTAGCGGACAGTATCAAGTGCCTAGCACCTATTGGTCTAACGGAACAG ATACCGTTCTTATCACTGGGCGTTGATGTGGGTAAACGTGAAACGCTGGTTAGCGGATTTTCCAAAATATCCGGCGAATTTCGCATTGAGGAGGTGGAGGGTGGCGATGGCAAAGTATTCCGGCGTCTCATCTTTCTGAATAATCAATTTGTAGTACAATCGGAGGCTTTGGTGAAGACAA taaaaCTGAAAGGTAAAAAGGAGCGCAAGAAAATCGATTTCGGCTATTTGGCATGCCAGCATCACTTATACATGTCTGCTGGCGTACAATTGACTACTGCTCAAAAGAGCGCTGACAATGAGTTCAACGATGTGGTCGTGGTGGGTTTAGGCGGTGGTGGTCTTTGCAGTTTTCTACATGCCGCTGTGCC TAGCGTGCGTTTAACAGCAGTTGAAATTGATCCCATTATGTTGGAAGTGGCGGAACAATATTTCGAATTGAAGCAAGACAATCGATTTCATGTGGTTATCGATGATGGCTTGTCATTTTTAGAAGTTTGCAAAAAAGAAG AAATCAAATTCAACGCAGTGCTTTTTGACGTTGACAGCAAGGATCTGTCGCTCGGTATGAGTTGTCCGCCGAAGAGTTTTCTGGAACCTGCCGTGCTCACTAACATTAAGTCCATTATTGGCGATAAGGGACTCTTCATATTGAATTTAGTGTGTCGTGATGAAGCATTACGTGACGTCGCCTTACAACAACTACGCGCTGCTTTCAAAGCGGTTTGTTGTTTCAAACTGGACGAGGATATCAATGAGATTATTTATTGTTCAAATAGTGAAAAGTACAAAAGTATAGCGGAATGGAAGAAAGATTTAGGCGCGGCTGCTAGACGCTTAAATAATGCGGCCAAAGAGCAGAAATTACATAAGGATGATATGTTAGAGGTTACGGagtttttaaatgaattaaagatttaa
- the LOC105216593 gene encoding protein brunelleschi, giving the protein MRANVSLMLSHGVSEPIMSRPDYEQNALHHGCLSVLLRGVGPSKPRSLQKAFDKVRRVSNVKINDSTGITRDIWVRYIHDHPVENNDWGDFQTHRRLLGLITIGKFENQTELNELCRQHESLKVRYSGTLYDSRAIFFGPSPTQAPENINSAGGDQQFRETSNSTVHDSVNLNSNSVTNHCARLEDEYTTPSNFKAQAFFYREQDSCSDLESHIAEFIHALFWVLESKRLDRSREKVEKVSLLSAPFEKRSFVGLDMDSRSNRKRCVGRVTKNLADLSLQAGLVVDALGLYHSACETLRAIGDLLWVGASEEGLCSASAILLYPHLRESETLHRNTSLQDGPSPLRNTPEKWRASDATVKVHAPEHQHNSHTDAQANTPTVLLTSASSSCSSVSSLLTNSSTSGTPSSSSSTSTISAAQHGARASELPSNILKPEELNGYYRRAIINYSKYGPAAVIETEAALKAARISIEQNRPLDVAMFLQNILYLNVNMSEPERVKRFEVITDLYHQIGYRRKAAFFQRLAALKYVQQGNPNPDWSQTYRLMLDSFSGYLLSLDPMEVIDNAAGWPALQIDLLQGVIAAARRLGQSALATRHMTFLLQTQWAHMTPTEQSEMSVQLQNLSAQCEGSPVPLVLENGTVIPPANLTDLPYCMDLVVRDLPAHLRPQRIKIVKADSGPFLFTPIHLNSMDRREKKKEKNKIAFLWVQNNLSEVTLRLRNPLPFELTVSDMRLLTNGIVFESLPQTVILQPHVPTTVTLHGTPIEVGQLEVQGYSTHALGVKSNCRLKNMRGRKFPPNYLVDVIPALPRISVKTSLPQTATFSQLASSDIVITSASLTLYNGESSTCVVTITNDSALAVEHLEISINSNVEQEVQKKIFTIDEKDLQSKLPIQPNSSIDFTVHIYGEADFVCPLVSQRAASVHSSSTVTAALQADYAGATMGAGPYSLQYSTLSSSGHASLPSRVSSPNQQQTSYNRRNDPNNLSFRSSTSGGTPSLAALSLPPAGAQGSSQGYGQHVEAQFRVKYSGGEAMEQGYCRQCAISFNIELLPSAQITSWDVLPAEIPSQFYLVLDVSNLTAQEMSLNYTNNKSILIEAKESCRVPIPVDRCSLEQVVAAREAEYAENMEKDLCYRTQLLSFSDSISKLCSEHIAERVKISWLLTGTDIQGIASLHGIVLTAAMIDLTTVSPLQWTVSFQNTPVQPQSEIVCAAGQSAILNVSVSNQSAQPLRNLVLTIKFYQDYLNGMENYNLDTRVAISGPSRVSIPLLQKHAQIQHECTAIFFTPGRFKASIQCCSKPQAATQTARASVLDGKMPAVQVNDIVGSAASYHEQQEHIWKFIPPIEVTVIEQ; this is encoded by the exons ATGCGTGCAAATGTTAGTTTGATGTTGTCGCATGGAGTTAGTGAACCGATCATGTCGCGTCCGGATTACGAACAAAATGCGCTACATCACGGTTGCTTATCGGTGCTATTGCGTGGTGTAGGGCCATCGAAGCCACGTTCGCTGCAGAAGGCGTTTGATAAGGTGCGCCGCGTCagcaatgtaaaaataaatg ACTCAACAGGTATTACACGTGATATTTGGGTGCGCTACATACATGATCATCCTGTGGAAAACAATGATTGGGGCGATTTTCAAACACATCGACGCTTGCTGGGCCTAATCACTATTGgcaaatttgaaaatcaaaCCGAATTAAATGAGCTTTGTAGACAACATGAATCGCTTAAAGTGCGCTACAGTGGTACACTATATGACTCACGTGCAATATTTTTCGGTCCATCACCAACACAAGCGCCTGAAAACATAAATTCGGCCGGTGGTGATCAACAATTCAGGGAGACAAGCAACTCCACCGTTCACGATAGTGTTAATCTGAATTCTAATAGCGTAACAAATCATTGTGCACGTCTGGAGGATGAATATACCACACCATCCAATTTTAAGGCGCAAGCATTTTTCTATCGCGAACAAGATTCTTGCAGTGATTTAGAATCACACATAGCCGAGTTCATACATGCGCTTTTCTGGGTGTTGGAATCAAAGCGTTTGGATAGATCGCGCGAAAAGGTGGAGAAAGTAAGTTTACTGTCTGCACCTTTCGAGAAACGCAGCTTTGTTGGGCTGGACATGGACTCACGCAGCAATCGTAAACGCTGTGTGGGACGTGTCACCAAGAATTTGGCGGACTTATCGCTACAAGCGGGACTCGTGGTCGATGCGCTCGGCTTATACCACAGCGCTTGCGAAACTTTGCGTGCCATAGGCGATTTATTGTGGGTGGGCGCTTCGGAAGAAGGTTTGTGTTCAGCGTCAGCAATACTTTTATATCCACATTTGCGTGAGAGCGAAACGTTACATCGAAACACGTCCTTGCAGGATG GTCCTTCACCTTTGCGCAACACACCGGAAAAATGGCGTGCCAGCGATGCAACGGTCAAAGTGCACGCTCCAGAGCACCAGCACAATTCGCACACAGACGCTCAAGCCAATACACCCACTGTGCTCTTGACCTCAGCATCATCGTCTTGCTCTTCAGTTTCTTCCCTTTTAACAAATTCTTCAACTTCCGGCACGCCGTCATCGTCTTCGTCTACATCCACTATTTCTGCGGCGCAACATGGTGCGCGTGCCAGCGAGTTGCCCAGCAACATACTGAAACCCGAAGAACTTAACGGCTACTACAGGCGtgcaattataaattatagCAAATATGGACCGGCCGCTGTTATTGAGACTGAGGCGGCGTTGAAAGCGGCGCGCATTTCAATTGAACAAAATCGGCCATTAGACGTTGCTATGTTTCTGCAAAATATACTCTATTTGAATGTGAACATGAGCGAACCGGAGCGTGTGAAACGTTTCGAAGTGATCACCGATTTGTACCACCAGATCGGTTATCGACGCAAAGCGGCCTTCTTTCAACGCCTAGCAGCGCTCAAATATGTACAACAAGGTAATCCCAATCCCGATTGGTCGCAGACCTACCGGCTGATGTTGGACAGCTTTTCCGGTTATTTACTTTCGCTCGACCCCATGGAGGTGATCGACAATGCGGCCGGTTGGCCAGCGCTACAAATCGATTTGCTGCAAGGTGTAATTGCCGCGGCACGTCGTCTGGGTCAGTCGGCGTTAGCGACACGTCACATGACCTTCCTACTGCAGACACAGTGGGCGCATATGACACCAACGGAGCAGAGTGAAATGTCTGTACAATTGCAGAATTTAAGTGCGCAATGTGAGGGTTCACCTGTGCCGTTGGTGCTGGAAAACGGCACTGTCATACCACCAGCCAATCTAACGGATTTACCCTATTGCATGGATCTGGTTGTGCGCGATTTGCCGGCACATCTGCGGCCGCAGCGTATAAAAATCGTGAAAGCCGATAGTGGACCCTTCCTATTCACACCCATACATCTGAATTCGATGGATAGACGTGAAAAGAAGAAGGAAAAGAATAAAATTG CCTTTCTCTGGGTACAAAACAATCTAAGCGAGGTGACACTACGCCTGCGCAATCCATTACCATTCGAGTTGACTGTCAGCGACATGCGACTGCTCACCAATGGCATCGTTTTTGAATCGCTGCCACAAACGGTAATTTTGCAACCACATGTACCGACCACGGTGACACTACACGGCACACCCATTGAGGTGGGTCAGCTGGAGGTGCAAGGCTACAGCACACACGCACTGGGTGTCAAGTCCAATTGTCGTTTGAAAAACATGCGTGGACGCAAATTTCCACCCAATTATCTAGTGGATGTGATACCGGCGTTGCCGCGCATTTCCGTTAAGACCTCATTACCACAAACGGCCACTTTCAGTCAGCTGGCAAGTTCCGACATTGTTATCACATCCGCCAGTTTAACTTTGTACAACGGTGAGTCGTCAACGTGCGTAGTAACCATCACAAATGACAGCGCGCTCGCCGTGGAACATCTGGAGATCAGCATCAATTCGAATGTGGAACAGGAGGTGCAGAAGAAAATATTCACAATCGATGAAAAGGACTTGCAA TCAAAACTTCCCATACAACCCAATAGCTCAATCGATTTTACGGTGCACATTTATGGCGAAGCTGACTTCGTCTGTCCCCTAGTAAGTCAACGCGCTGCTTCCGTGCATTCGAGCAGCACAGTGACGGCGGCATTACAAGCAGATTATGCGGGCGCCACAATGGGTGCTGGCCCCTATTCATTGCAGTACTCGACACTTTCATCGTCCGGACACGCGAGCCTGCCGTCGCGTGTTAGTTCGCCCAATCAACAGCAAACATCGTATAATCGACGCAATGATCCGAATAATCTGAGTTTTCGTTCGTCCACGTCGGGCGGCACGCCCTCATTGGCGGCGCTCAGTTTGCCGCCCGCTGGCGCGCAGGGCAGCAGTCAGGGCTATGGACAACATGTAGAGGCGCAGTTTCGTGTGAAGTATTCCGGTGGTGAGGCCATGGAACAGGGTTATTGTCGCCAGTGTGCAATTTCATTCAATATTGAGTTGTTGCCGAGCGCGCAAATAACCAGCTGGGATGTGCTGCCGGCGGAAAT TCCTTCACAATTTTATTTGGTGCTGGATGTGTCCAATTTGACCGCCCAGGAAATGTCGCTCaattacaccaacaacaagaGTATACTGATCGAAGCCAAAGAGAGTTGTCGTGTGCCAATACCAGTCGATCGCTGTTCGTTGGAGCAAGTAGTGGCCGCACGTGAAGCGGAATATGCGGAGAATATGGAGAAGG ACCTTTGCTATCGCACACAACTGCTCTCATTCAGCGACAGTATTAGTAAATTATGCTCCGAGCATATAGCAGAACGTGTGAAAATCAGTTGGTTGCTCACCGGTACCGATATACAGGGTATAGCCTCATTGCATGGCATCGTGCTGACAGCCGCCATGATCGATTTGACAACCGTATCGCCGCTGCAATGGa CGGTGTCCTTCCAAAATACACCCGTTCAACCGCAATCGGAAATTGTCTGCGCTGCCGGTCAAAGCGCCATATTGAATGTGAGCGTAAGCAATCAGTCGGCGCAACCGTTACGCAATCTTGTGCTCACCATTAAATTCTATCAGGATTACTTGAATGGCATGGAGAATTACAATTTAGATACACGCGTTGCCATATCCGGGCCGAGTAG AGTTTCAATACCGCTTCTACAGAAACACGCACAAATTCAACACGAATGTACCGCAATCTTTTTCACACCTGGTCGCTTCAAGGCCAGCATACAATGCTGTTCCAAGCCACAGGCTGCAACGCAAACGGCACGTGCCTCAGTGTTGGACGGCAAAATGCCCGCTGTACAAGTGAACGACATTGTTGGCAGCGCCGCTAGCTATCATGAGCAGCAGGAGCACATATGGAAGTTTATACCGCCTATTGAAGTTACCGTTATCGAGCAATAA
- the LOC105216592 gene encoding uncharacterized protein LOC105216592: MVGKSSVSVIQEYYAKNKVPPPIYDFLDEEDGSFCCKINFMETDAVGIGRSKRDAKHNAAAVLIKRLRLDDSFQSGDDAAGGIPPTDMIVQLRDYCVQQDMPLPTFEIVQQAGTPDAPEFTALCTVASIRRYGVSEKKKDARQKAAYEMLLAIVDDVNKLEQNMQITTLQNAQKEIDEERYQKFKTYRELTESTTGDIPGVRICDRHNFFKKFYPELREAAHKILRTSYDSVEDQALDVLEALKIKPKITQAPSEKAGPLFFIELNCDYDVVFAGLADKVYDDIIDYFKVML; the protein is encoded by the exons ATGGTTGGCAAATCTTCTGTTTCAGTGATTCAGGAATATTATGCTAAAAACAAAGTACCACCACCTATTTATGATTTTCTGGACGAAGAGGACGGTAGCTTTTGTTGTAAG ATTAACTTCATGGAGACCGACGCTGTGGGTATAGGACGTTCAAAGCGCGATGCCAAGCATAATGCCGCCGCTGTCCTCATAAAAAGATTGCGTCTCGATGATTCATTTCAATCGGGCGATGATGCCGCTGGAGGCATACCACCCACTGATATGATTGTACAATTGCGTGACTATTGCGTGCAACAGGATATGCCTTTGCCAACATTTGAAATTGTACAACAGGCTGGCACGCCGGATGCGCCGGAATTCACGGCGTTGTGTACAGTTGCTTCTATACGTCGTTATGGCGTATCGGAAAAGAAAAAGGACGCACGACAAAAGGCAGCATATGAAATGTTGCTTGCCATTGTTGAT GATGTAAATAAGCTGGagcaaaatatgcaaataactaCGCTGCAAAATGCACAAAAGGAGATCGACGAAGAAcgttatcaaaaatttaaaacttatcGTGAGCTTACGGAATCGACCACTGGCGATATACCTGGTGTACGAATTTGTGATagacataattttttcaaaaaattctatCCTGAATTGCGCGAAGCAGCGCATAAAATACTTAGAACTAGCTACGACTCGGTGGAGGATCAAGCCTTGGATGTACTGGAAGCATTAAAAATCAAACCCAAAATTACTCAAGCACCATCAGAAAAAGCCGGTCCCCTCTTTTTTATCGAATTGAATTGTGACTATGATGTGGTATTTGCTGGACTGGCAGATAAAGTGTACGATGATATAATTGATTATTTCAAAGTGATGCTTTAA
- the LOC105216591 gene encoding histidine protein methyltransferase 1 homolog, giving the protein MFKFGFDVEVDSDNPFVNESNENEKELVKTTSKNGQTEWYKAEQVAISAETLENLDVYKLNATTLHIADLPIQHIVTGFLIEHITCNNNDNKDIAKAEQTHSDLIPGVYEGGAKIWECTDDLLQYLAKQIKPQDWQSKRVLDLGCGAGLLGIYAYRCGAEVHFQDYNKDVLTQITIPNVLLNVKTQTKPVDEDPTKEIEEQFDIDALEQTLQFYAGDWWEYAQLTAKGVEDKAEKFDYILTSETIYNPENQQKLLDTFYAKLNSDGVVLVAAKTYYFGVGGGLRQFEELITGDKRFQFKVVWTSKEGVGREILELRLK; this is encoded by the exons atgtttaaattcGGCTTTGATGTAGAAGTAGATAGTGACAATCCATTTGTTAACGAAAGTAATGAAAACGAAAAGGAACTAGTAAAAACAACAAG TAAGAATGGACAAACAGAATGGTACAAAGCGGAGCAGGTGGCAATTAGTGCGGAAACCTTGGAAAACCTAGATGTTTATAAATTGAATGCTACTACTTTGCACATAGCAGATCTACCAATCCAACATATTGTCACAGGATTTCTGATTGAACACATTACATGCAATAACAATGATAATAAGGATATAGCAAAAGCCGAACAAACACACTCGGATCTCATACCTGGTGTTTATGAAG GTGGTGCCAAAATTTGGGAGTGTACCGATGATTTGCTACAATATCTAGCCAAACAAATCAAGCCACAGGATTGGCAGAGTAAACGTGTATTGGATCTAGGCTGTGGCGCTGGTTTACTTGGCATCTATGCGTATAGATGCGGCGCTGAAGTGCACTTTCAGGATTAT AATAAAGATGTACTAACACAAATAACAATACCAAATGTTTTGCTAAATGTGAAAACCCAAACGAAACCTGTAGATGAAGATCCAACAAAAGAAATAGAAGAACAGTTTGATATCGACGCACTGGAACAAACCCTACAATTTTATGCCGGTGATTGGTGGGAATACGCGCAACTAACTGCAAAAGGTGTAGAAGACAAAGCGGAAAAGTTTGATTATATTTTAACGTCAGAGACTATATACAATCCTGAGAATCAGCAAAAATTATTAGACACATTCTATGCAAAGCTAAATTCCGACGGTGTTGTGCtagtcgcagcaaaaacttatTATTTCGGTGTTGGTGGTGGACTAAGGCAATTCGAGGAATTGATTACTGGCGATAAGCGTTTTCAATTTAAAGTTGTCtggacaagtaaggaaggagtTGGTAGAGAAATTTTAGAATTAagattaaaataa